One Bacillota bacterium genomic region harbors:
- a CDS encoding EF-Tu/IF-2/RF-3 family GTPase, whose translation MERQVIGQVTHFYSKIEVAIIELEGPLKVGDQIAIVGSTSDLEQPVKSMQVEHQNIEEANAGDLVGLKVKDKVRAGDTVFKLI comes from the coding sequence ATGGAACGACAGGTAATCGGCCAGGTAACCCATTTTTACAGTAAGATCGAGGTGGCCATTATCGAGCTCGAAGGCCCCCTGAAAGTAGGAGACCAGATTGCGATTGTCGGCTCGACATCCGATCTGGAACAGCCGGTCAAATCGATGCAGGTTGAACACCAGAATATCGAGGAGGCAAATGCAGGCGACCTGGTCGGCCTGAAGGTAAAAGATAAGGTCCGGGCCGGAGATACAGTTTTCAAGTTAATCTGA
- a CDS encoding ACT domain-containing protein — protein sequence MIKQISVFLENKSGRLVRVATVLGEAEINIRGVSIADTSDFGILRLIVDQPDKAIKELKDKGIMATVTEVVAMEVPDTPGGLAKVLSFLEEAGINIEYLYSFIEKPTHNAIIMMRVERIDDAIAVLEKNNVPLVGSDRIYSF from the coding sequence ATGATCAAACAGATTTCAGTCTTCCTGGAGAATAAATCGGGCAGACTGGTCCGGGTGGCAACCGTGCTCGGCGAGGCAGAGATCAATATCCGCGGGGTTTCCATTGCCGACACTTCCGATTTCGGCATCCTGCGCCTGATCGTCGATCAACCCGATAAGGCCATCAAGGAGTTGAAAGACAAAGGCATCATGGCCACGGTAACCGAGGTTGTTGCCATGGAGGTGCCTGATACGCCTGGCGGCCTGGCCAAAGTCCTCTCTTTCCTTGAGGAAGCAGGTATCAACATTGAATACCTCTATTCCTTTATCGAAAAACCGACTCATAATGCTATAATAATGATGCGTGTTGAGCGAATTGATGATGCCATAGCCGTGCTGGAGAAAAATAACGTTCCTCTCGTCGGCAGTGACCGCATTTACAGCTTCTAA
- the pgmB gene encoding beta-phosphoglucomutase: MNKLSFGGGVSMGKEIKKKIEAFIFDLDGVITDTAEYHYRAWKRLADEENLPFTREDNEKLRGVSRRASLELILKGRSLPEEKMLELMARKNGYYRDYLESVSGKDLLPGAVDLLRELKSKGFRLALASASKNAPTVVDALGIASYFEVIADGSSVERTKPAPDLFLYAAKKLNVPPELCIVVEDAEAGIAAARQAGMATIGIGPPERVGDADFVYPSVAAIRLEDIFG; the protein is encoded by the coding sequence TTGAATAAGTTAAGCTTTGGTGGTGGTGTAAGTATGGGAAAAGAGATCAAGAAAAAAATAGAAGCTTTTATTTTTGACCTGGATGGAGTCATAACCGATACGGCAGAGTATCACTACCGGGCTTGGAAACGCCTCGCTGACGAAGAAAACCTGCCTTTCACCAGGGAGGATAACGAGAAACTGCGCGGAGTTTCGCGAAGGGCTTCACTTGAATTGATCCTGAAAGGCCGCAGTTTACCTGAAGAAAAAATGCTGGAACTAATGGCCCGCAAGAATGGTTACTACCGTGATTATCTGGAATCGGTTTCCGGGAAAGACTTACTGCCCGGCGCAGTTGACCTGCTTCGGGAGCTAAAATCAAAAGGTTTCAGGCTTGCCCTTGCCTCAGCCAGTAAAAATGCCCCAACGGTGGTGGATGCTCTGGGGATAGCTTCCTATTTTGAGGTAATTGCCGACGGCAGCAGTGTTGAAAGGACCAAACCGGCGCCGGATCTATTTCTCTATGCCGCCAAAAAGCTCAATGTGCCACCGGAGTTGTGCATCGTGGTGGAAGATGCGGAAGCGGGCATTGCAGCTGCCCGGCAGGCCGGAATGGCTACGATCGGTATCGGCCCTCCCGAGCGGGTGGGAGATGCTGACTTTGTCTATCCTTCAGTAGCGGCAATCAGACTCGAAGATATTTTTGGTTAG
- a CDS encoding indolepyruvate oxidoreductase subunit beta, whose product MNKTDILIAGVGGQGTILTGRVIAALAISEGLDVKTAETHGMAQRGGSVITHVRISEKVYSPLIPQGDGDILLSFEKLEALRWLPFLSPKGTVIVNTQELEPLPVLTGQVDYLTGILEEIGSKVKKLIAVDALSIEPVKANPRMVNTFLLGILAHIMPFDKGKWLTVMEQEIKAKLVEINKQSFEAGWQYVLSNSK is encoded by the coding sequence ATGAATAAGACCGATATATTGATTGCCGGTGTTGGCGGGCAGGGAACTATACTTACCGGGAGAGTGATCGCCGCCCTGGCCATTTCCGAGGGGCTGGATGTTAAAACTGCTGAAACCCATGGGATGGCTCAGAGGGGTGGAAGTGTGATTACCCATGTCCGAATCAGTGAAAAGGTTTACTCACCACTGATCCCCCAGGGGGACGGTGATATCCTGCTCTCCTTCGAAAAGCTGGAGGCCCTGCGCTGGCTGCCCTTCCTTTCACCAAAGGGGACAGTAATCGTCAACACCCAGGAGCTGGAACCGCTGCCGGTGTTGACCGGGCAGGTGGATTATCTTACCGGAATTCTGGAAGAGATCGGGAGCAAGGTGAAAAAGCTGATTGCTGTCGACGCCCTCTCCATTGAACCGGTTAAAGCGAACCCGCGCATGGTTAACACTTTTCTACTGGGTATCCTGGCCCATATCATGCCCTTCGACAAAGGTAAATGGCTGACAGTGATGGAACAGGAGATCAAGGCCAAGCTGGTGGAGATTAACAAGCAGTCCTTTGAAGCCGGCTGGCAGTATGTCCTTTCAAACAGTAAATAA
- a CDS encoding arginase family protein — protein MIPLLFPDFEDLGFQVITAVQLHQLGLDQVGRIINERVGDKKAFLTFDIDFLDPAYAPGTGTIEVGGFTSYDTLYLLRQTKDINYVACDVVEILPAFDPTQITAYMAGCIIHEFIAMLAYRKKKELEAQNF, from the coding sequence TTGATTCCTCTGTTATTTCCCGATTTTGAAGACCTGGGTTTTCAAGTTATCACAGCTGTACAGCTTCATCAACTCGGTTTAGATCAGGTGGGTCGGATCATTAATGAGCGGGTTGGCGACAAGAAGGCGTTTTTGACCTTTGATATTGACTTTTTAGATCCTGCCTATGCCCCTGGTACTGGTACCATTGAAGTTGGTGGTTTTACCAGTTATGATACATTGTATCTTTTACGACAGACCAAAGATATCAATTATGTAGCCTGCGATGTAGTAGAGATTCTTCCGGCGTTTGACCCTACACAAATTACTGCCTATATGGCCGGATGTATTATTCACGAGTTTATTGCAATGTTAGCATATCGTAAGAAGAAAGAGCTTGAAGCGCAGAATTTTTGA
- a CDS encoding AzlC family ABC transporter permease, which translates to MDFKRANETSASSEEAAAGVKGEQRNQALIGMIRAVPIMLGYLPIGFAFGVLAVTNGLSIYSAVAMSVFVFAGSSQLISVGMIGAGAGIAAITMTVFLVNLRHMLMSAYLAPYLKLFSPLQLALFSYEVTDESFAVHSAYFRCGGIPPAAQLFALNVSAQLSWVIGTLLGAWIGGRLSFDIATYGIDYALPAMFIALLVMQIDGLRRAYIALLSAAIGLTLYLAGMSQLYIIVATVVAAAVGAAVEYRNEKKGVEAT; encoded by the coding sequence TTGGATTTTAAGAGAGCAAATGAAACCTCGGCCTCATCTGAAGAGGCTGCAGCCGGGGTTAAAGGTGAGCAAAGAAATCAAGCCCTGATCGGGATGATCAGGGCTGTTCCAATTATGCTCGGTTACCTGCCCATCGGCTTTGCCTTCGGTGTACTTGCCGTTACAAACGGGTTAAGCATCTACAGCGCGGTGGCCATGTCAGTATTCGTTTTTGCCGGTTCATCCCAGCTTATTTCAGTAGGCATGATCGGAGCCGGTGCCGGCATAGCCGCCATAACCATGACTGTTTTTCTTGTAAACCTGCGTCACATGCTGATGAGTGCCTATCTTGCCCCCTACCTGAAGTTATTCAGCCCGCTGCAGCTCGCCCTCTTCAGTTACGAGGTAACAGACGAATCTTTCGCCGTCCATTCCGCCTATTTCCGTTGTGGCGGGATCCCTCCGGCTGCACAACTCTTTGCTCTCAATGTATCAGCCCAGCTATCCTGGGTGATCGGCACCCTGCTTGGAGCGTGGATCGGCGGTCGTCTCTCCTTTGATATCGCCACATACGGAATAGACTATGCCCTGCCGGCAATGTTTATTGCCCTGCTGGTGATGCAGATCGACGGCTTACGCCGCGCTTATATTGCTCTTCTTTCCGCTGCAATTGGCCTTACACTTTACTTGGCTGGTATGAGTCAGCTCTATATAATTGTAGCCACCGTGGTAGCTGCTGCCGTCGGTGCTGCTGTCGAATACAGGAATGAAAAGAAGGGAGTGGAGGCAACCTGA
- the iorA gene encoding indolepyruvate ferredoxin oxidoreductase subunit alpha: protein MTGNEAIALGAYEGGVRVGTAYPGTPSTEILENLSRYPGVNCNWSSNEKTALETAIGASMEGARVLSAMKHVGVNVAADPLMTLSYTGVGGGLVLVSADDPGMHSSQNEQDNRHYARFAKIPLLEPSDSEEARDFVKYGLDLSERFDTPVILRTTTRISHSRSTLIPGEREEMEIPGFKKNPAKYVMLPGFARMRHPIVEQRLIDLQTEAEKNPLNRIEKGSGELGVVCSGIAYQYAKEALPEASFLKLGFSHPLPKKMVRQFASMVKEILVIEELDPFFEEQLLAMHLDVPVRGKDIFSLLGELGVEIIREKIYNIKPELIKIDGDIPARPPVMCPGCSHRGVFYTLRKLKLNVMGDIGCYTLGALKPLESIDSCICMGASVGTALGMARANPDSAEKTVAVIGDSTFLHSGITPLLDAVYNQAPITLMILDNGITAMTGHQEHPGTGTTLQGEAAPAVELETLCRSLGVKRVTAVDAFDLKEVRAVINTEIEVKEPSVIIARQPCIFLLTSFDEPLYIDEDLCNGCKACIALGCPALSFKDDKAIINSTICNACGLCEQLCRFDAIKYPVGEAGEDNE from the coding sequence ATGACCGGCAACGAGGCGATCGCCCTCGGGGCTTATGAAGGCGGTGTGCGGGTGGGAACAGCTTACCCGGGCACCCCGAGTACCGAAATTCTGGAGAACCTGAGCCGTTATCCGGGGGTGAACTGTAACTGGTCATCCAACGAGAAGACTGCCTTAGAGACGGCCATCGGCGCATCCATGGAGGGAGCGCGGGTTCTGTCGGCAATGAAGCATGTGGGTGTAAACGTTGCTGCCGACCCGCTGATGACTTTATCCTACACCGGAGTGGGCGGTGGATTGGTGCTGGTTTCCGCCGACGACCCGGGGATGCACAGTTCACAAAACGAACAGGATAACCGCCATTACGCACGTTTCGCCAAGATCCCCCTGCTCGAGCCGTCCGATAGTGAAGAAGCAAGAGATTTTGTGAAATACGGCCTGGACTTGAGCGAACGTTTCGATACGCCGGTAATTCTGCGTACAACAACGAGAATTTCCCATTCCAGGAGCACCCTTATTCCCGGAGAGCGGGAAGAAATGGAAATTCCCGGTTTCAAGAAAAATCCGGCCAAGTATGTTATGCTGCCCGGCTTTGCCCGCATGCGTCACCCCATAGTAGAACAGCGACTGATTGACCTGCAGACTGAAGCCGAAAAGAACCCGCTCAACCGGATCGAAAAGGGCTCAGGTGAGCTGGGAGTCGTCTGCAGCGGTATCGCCTACCAGTATGCCAAAGAGGCGCTGCCTGAGGCAAGTTTCCTGAAACTCGGTTTCAGCCACCCGCTGCCGAAAAAAATGGTCCGCCAGTTCGCTTCCATGGTCAAAGAAATCCTGGTCATCGAAGAACTCGATCCTTTCTTTGAAGAGCAGCTGTTGGCCATGCACCTTGATGTGCCGGTCAGAGGCAAAGATATATTCAGCCTTCTCGGCGAACTGGGAGTGGAGATTATCCGTGAGAAAATCTATAATATCAAGCCGGAGCTGATCAAGATCGATGGCGACATTCCGGCCCGGCCGCCGGTGATGTGTCCCGGCTGTTCACACCGCGGTGTATTCTACACGCTGCGCAAGTTGAAGCTGAACGTAATGGGCGATATTGGTTGCTATACCCTGGGAGCTCTTAAACCGCTGGAATCGATCGACTCCTGTATCTGCATGGGAGCCAGCGTGGGAACAGCGCTCGGTATGGCCCGGGCCAATCCCGATTCTGCTGAAAAGACAGTGGCTGTAATCGGGGATTCCACCTTTCTTCATTCTGGAATCACCCCGCTGCTTGATGCAGTCTATAACCAGGCTCCAATAACATTGATGATTCTTGATAACGGAATAACGGCCATGACCGGACACCAGGAACACCCGGGCACCGGAACAACTCTGCAGGGCGAAGCCGCTCCGGCTGTTGAACTGGAAACCCTCTGTCGGTCGCTTGGTGTAAAACGGGTAACTGCCGTCGATGCCTTTGACCTGAAGGAGGTACGTGCGGTCATTAATACTGAAATAGAAGTAAAAGAGCCGTCGGTAATAATCGCCCGCCAGCCTTGTATATTCCTGCTTACTTCTTTTGACGAACCGCTCTATATTGATGAGGATCTCTGCAACGGCTGTAAAGCCTGTATTGCCCTGGGCTGCCCCGCTCTCAGTTTTAAAGATGACAAGGCGATTATCAACAGCACAATCTGTAACGCCTGCGGTCTCTGTGAACAGTTATGCCGCTTTGATGCCATTAAATATCCTGTAGGAGAGGCCGGTGAAGATAATGAATAA
- a CDS encoding phenylacetate--CoA ligase, with protein MQKDHLTAEERLLRQKNGLQQSIEHAYSNSPFYHQLFEKAGLKPEDFGKPEDFRSIPFTTKKDLRDAYPYGMAAVPLEQILRIHASSGTTGKPIVAGYTKRDLDDWADAVARICEMAGVTAGDIAQISFGYGLFTGGFGLHYGLERLGATVVPFSSGNTERQLSLMKDFRTTVLVSTPSFAIYMAEVARDMGFDPAEFGLRLGLFGGEPCSEAMREDIERQWQLKATVNYGLTEVVGPGISGECSERAGMHILEDIYYPEIIDPISGNVLKDGETGELVLTPLGKEGFPVLRYRTGDITRLIAEACPCGRTTRRMDYITGRSDDMIIIKGVNVFPSQIEEVLAGFREVSPHYLLVLHKQKGFIRDMEVQVELTPDGFTDRFKDLEALEGRIRTKLRSTLSLAPKIKLMEPKSLERTTGKAKRIIESEDQSLEQ; from the coding sequence ATGCAGAAGGATCACCTGACCGCTGAAGAGCGTCTGCTCAGGCAGAAAAACGGCCTTCAGCAGTCTATTGAACATGCTTACAGCAACAGCCCATTTTACCACCAGCTGTTTGAGAAAGCCGGCCTGAAACCGGAGGATTTCGGGAAACCTGAAGATTTCAGGTCCATCCCTTTTACCACTAAAAAAGACCTGCGGGATGCCTACCCCTACGGAATGGCGGCTGTTCCGCTGGAACAGATCTTAAGAATTCATGCCTCCTCTGGAACTACCGGCAAGCCGATTGTCGCCGGTTACACGAAGCGCGACCTGGATGACTGGGCGGATGCGGTGGCCCGGATCTGCGAAATGGCCGGTGTGACTGCAGGCGATATTGCCCAGATCTCTTTCGGCTACGGTCTTTTTACCGGTGGATTCGGCCTGCACTACGGCCTGGAGAGATTGGGCGCAACCGTCGTGCCTTTTTCGAGCGGAAACACTGAACGCCAGCTATCACTGATGAAGGATTTCCGGACAACCGTGTTGGTCAGTACCCCTTCCTTTGCCATCTATATGGCCGAAGTAGCCAGGGACATGGGTTTTGATCCGGCTGAATTCGGATTGAGGCTTGGCCTTTTCGGAGGCGAACCATGCTCGGAGGCGATGCGGGAAGATATCGAGAGGCAGTGGCAGCTGAAAGCAACGGTTAATTACGGACTGACCGAGGTTGTCGGCCCCGGTATATCAGGCGAATGTTCCGAGCGGGCGGGAATGCATATCCTGGAGGATATTTACTATCCGGAAATAATCGATCCGATCAGCGGCAACGTTCTAAAAGACGGAGAAACCGGTGAACTGGTGCTAACCCCGCTTGGCAAAGAAGGTTTTCCGGTACTGCGCTACCGCACGGGTGACATTACCCGCCTGATCGCCGAAGCCTGCCCATGCGGAAGGACTACCCGGCGCATGGATTATATCACCGGCCGCAGCGACGACATGATCATCATCAAGGGTGTTAATGTCTTCCCCTCACAGATCGAGGAGGTTCTGGCCGGATTCCGCGAGGTATCGCCGCACTACCTGCTCGTCCTGCACAAGCAGAAGGGCTTTATCAGGGATATGGAAGTTCAGGTTGAACTGACCCCCGATGGCTTCACTGATCGTTTTAAAGATCTGGAAGCACTGGAAGGGCGGATCCGCACCAAATTGCGCTCCACATTATCACTGGCGCCTAAGATAAAATTAATGGAACCAAAATCTTTGGAGAGAACTACCGGTAAGGCAAAAAGGATAATCGAAAGTGAGGATCAAAGCCTTGAGCAATAA
- a CDS encoding radical SAM protein, whose product MKKIPPKARFIPAYLKMNPADRKKRVERFYQIMSRCRICPRDCQINRLLGVRGKCGVADELVISSYGPHFGEERELVGPGGSGTIFFTHCNLECCFCQNWTISRGAEGGEPITIEELAGIMIDLQKRGCSNINLVSPTPYLYQITAAIDLAAQRGLNLPTVYNCGGYESVESLRLLEGFIDIYMPDAKYGFDAAGEKYSGVKDYYTRLKEALLEMQCQVGDLQIGPGGLATRGLLVRHLVMPEDLAGSAEIACFLGEKVSPNVAVNVMAQYYPAYRAMKYPELSRRITSAEFTAACEAFRKVGLRLL is encoded by the coding sequence GTGAAGAAGATCCCTCCCAAAGCCAGATTTATACCAGCTTACCTGAAGATGAATCCTGCTGACCGGAAAAAACGTGTTGAGCGGTTTTACCAGATCATGAGCCGCTGCCGGATCTGCCCACGCGATTGTCAGATTAATCGTTTGCTTGGGGTTCGCGGAAAGTGCGGCGTTGCCGATGAGCTGGTCATCAGCAGTTATGGCCCGCATTTTGGTGAAGAGAGAGAACTGGTTGGTCCCGGCGGATCAGGCACCATCTTTTTTACCCATTGTAACCTTGAATGCTGTTTCTGCCAGAACTGGACGATCAGCCGCGGGGCAGAAGGTGGGGAGCCAATCACAATCGAAGAACTGGCTGGTATAATGATCGATCTCCAGAAACGGGGCTGCAGCAACATCAACCTGGTCAGTCCCACACCTTACCTCTACCAGATTACAGCAGCAATCGACCTCGCTGCCCAAAGAGGCCTTAACCTGCCGACAGTCTACAACTGCGGAGGCTACGAATCCGTCGAATCCCTGCGGCTTCTCGAAGGATTTATCGATATCTACATGCCCGATGCCAAGTACGGATTCGATGCAGCCGGAGAAAAATATTCTGGTGTGAAAGACTACTACACCCGTCTGAAAGAAGCCTTATTAGAAATGCAGTGCCAGGTGGGAGATCTGCAAATCGGTCCCGGCGGCCTTGCCACCCGCGGTTTGCTGGTCCGTCACCTGGTAATGCCGGAAGACCTGGCAGGGAGCGCGGAAATTGCTTGCTTCCTCGGTGAAAAAGTATCCCCAAATGTTGCGGTCAATGTGATGGCCCAGTACTACCCGGCCTACCGGGCGATGAAGTATCCCGAACTCTCAAGGCGTATCACCTCCGCTGAATTCACTGCTGCCTGTGAAGCATTCAGAAAAGTGGGGCTTCGCCTGCTCTGA
- a CDS encoding AzlD domain-containing protein: MPEIALLIFLMSLVTYLPRVIPMILLSRRTLPRAVELWLSYVPVAVLAALLAPGLFVPDSRFELALPANPAFWVSIPLFIIAFLTRNLFITVLSGMVLIAALRLFI, translated from the coding sequence ATGCCTGAAATCGCCCTTTTAATCTTTCTCATGTCTCTGGTCACTTACCTGCCCCGGGTAATCCCCATGATTTTACTCTCCAGGCGCACCCTGCCCCGGGCAGTTGAACTCTGGCTTTCCTATGTCCCGGTAGCCGTCCTGGCAGCCCTATTGGCTCCCGGACTTTTCGTGCCCGATAGCCGTTTTGAACTGGCCCTGCCGGCCAACCCGGCCTTTTGGGTCTCCATCCCGCTCTTCATTATCGCCTTCCTTACCCGCAATCTTTTTATCACTGTCCTCAGTGGAATGGTTTTGATTGCAGCCTTACGTTTATTTATCTGA
- the trxA gene encoding thioredoxin translates to MAGAVKEITESQFEAEVMKAELPVLVDFWAPWCGPCKMLGPVLEELAADNDSRLKVVKVNVDENPDLAQKYEVMSIPTMFLFKNGQVIDNFMGAMSKQALNDKISQFI, encoded by the coding sequence ATGGCTGGTGCTGTAAAGGAGATAACCGAATCACAATTTGAAGCAGAAGTAATGAAAGCTGAACTTCCCGTCCTCGTTGATTTCTGGGCCCCCTGGTGCGGTCCCTGCAAGATGCTCGGACCCGTGCTTGAAGAGCTGGCTGCAGATAATGACAGCCGCTTGAAAGTGGTTAAGGTCAATGTTGACGAGAACCCCGATCTGGCCCAGAAATACGAGGTAATGAGCATCCCTACCATGTTCCTCTTCAAAAACGGACAGGTGATCGACAATTTTATGGGCGCAATGAGCAAGCAGGCCTTGAACGATAAAATCAGCCAGTTTATTTAA
- a CDS encoding glycosyl hydrolase family 65 protein, whose amino-acid sequence MKLLNFKHPPAYRVDPWRIIEDKFSPENNMLSETLFTVSNGYIGIRGSFEEGLFEHPDRTIGGIYLNGFFESVPIPHAERGYGFAQNTQTLLNVTDSKIIELYLDGERFSLGSGAILSFRRILNMKEGCQERKVVWKSPEGREVQITVTRLVPFKHRHLIVFNYQVIPLNFSGQITLRSSLDGNVDNHTHVEYDQRFSASLGDLRLQVSDIKLEDTGAVIIQETVRSQLAMACAMENRLKGGKLLKADTGRTDQQATTTFQLTANENEKITLLKYVAYFTSRDYPAEKIPDMALETVGKAQKIGFKSLCDEQKEHCKKYWDSAGVYLEGDPKAEQGLRFNLFHLLQASGSNGTTGIPAKGLTSEGYDGHYFWDTEIYMVPFFTSIKPEQARKLLEFRYSILDHARSRARELSHQKGALYPWRTIAGEEGSSYFPASTAQYHINAAIAFAMHRYIEISGDFSLMLDFGAEILFETARLWEDLGTYVPRKGNRFCYNEVTGPDEYSALVNNNCYTNLMAQWHLRYAYQTARYLQQNHPNEFSKLAKKIKLCEEELKAWQRAAEYMYIPYDEVMQIHPQDDGFLDKEVWDFKSTPADNYPLLLHYHPLVIYRFQVCKQPDVILAHLLLSERYSLEQKRRDYNYYEPITTHDSSLSPSIFSIVASELGYCEDAYQYFLMSARLDLENIMKVTHYGIHMANMAGSWMCLVSGFAGMRISEGSVSFNPYMPDNLKQYRFRIRVRGCLLEVIVRKRKARYKLLEGESISFAHQGTWVTLSEGETVNFKLAGQKQQINSH is encoded by the coding sequence GTGAAACTGCTGAACTTTAAACACCCGCCGGCTTACAGGGTTGATCCGTGGAGAATTATCGAGGATAAATTCTCTCCGGAAAATAATATGCTCAGTGAAACCTTATTTACCGTTAGCAACGGATATATCGGGATCAGGGGAAGTTTCGAGGAAGGGCTTTTCGAACATCCCGACCGGACGATTGGCGGTATTTACCTGAATGGTTTTTTTGAATCAGTGCCGATCCCCCATGCCGAAAGAGGCTATGGGTTTGCGCAGAATACCCAAACCCTGTTGAATGTTACCGACAGTAAAATTATTGAGCTTTACCTGGATGGTGAACGCTTCAGTCTCGGCAGCGGAGCCATTTTATCTTTTAGGCGAATTCTCAACATGAAAGAGGGTTGTCAGGAAAGAAAGGTGGTTTGGAAATCTCCGGAAGGCCGGGAAGTACAGATCACGGTTACACGCCTGGTTCCCTTCAAACACCGCCATCTGATTGTTTTCAACTACCAGGTTATACCGCTAAATTTTTCCGGCCAAATTACGCTCCGTTCTTCACTGGACGGAAATGTTGATAACCATACCCATGTTGAATATGATCAACGATTCTCGGCATCTCTTGGCGATCTCCGTCTGCAGGTAAGCGATATAAAGCTGGAGGATACAGGGGCAGTTATCATTCAGGAGACTGTCCGCTCCCAACTGGCCATGGCCTGTGCCATGGAAAACCGGCTTAAAGGTGGAAAACTGCTCAAGGCAGATACCGGGCGAACTGATCAGCAGGCTACTACAACTTTCCAGCTAACTGCCAATGAAAATGAAAAGATCACCCTGCTCAAATATGTGGCTTACTTTACATCGCGGGATTACCCAGCGGAAAAGATACCTGACATGGCCCTGGAAACAGTCGGGAAGGCGCAAAAAATCGGTTTCAAATCTTTGTGCGACGAACAGAAAGAACACTGCAAAAAATATTGGGATTCCGCAGGAGTTTACCTGGAAGGAGATCCAAAAGCTGAACAGGGACTGCGCTTTAACCTTTTCCACCTCTTACAGGCGTCTGGAAGCAACGGTACAACAGGTATCCCGGCCAAGGGTCTGACCAGTGAGGGATATGACGGTCACTATTTTTGGGATACGGAAATTTACATGGTTCCCTTTTTTACTTCGATCAAGCCGGAGCAAGCCCGCAAGCTTCTTGAATTCCGGTATAGTATTCTTGATCATGCCCGCAGCAGAGCTCGTGAATTATCGCATCAGAAAGGCGCTCTCTACCCCTGGCGAACCATTGCCGGTGAAGAGGGTTCATCATATTTTCCGGCCAGTACGGCACAGTACCATATCAACGCCGCCATTGCCTTTGCCATGCACAGATATATTGAAATATCCGGAGATTTTTCTTTAATGCTCGATTTCGGAGCAGAAATTCTTTTTGAAACTGCACGTTTGTGGGAAGATCTGGGCACATATGTCCCCAGGAAAGGAAACCGGTTCTGCTATAACGAGGTAACCGGCCCCGATGAGTATTCCGCACTGGTCAATAATAACTGTTATACAAACCTGATGGCACAGTGGCACCTTCGGTATGCCTATCAAACCGCCCGTTACCTGCAGCAAAACCATCCAAATGAATTCAGCAAGTTGGCAAAAAAAATCAAGCTTTGCGAAGAGGAGTTAAAGGCATGGCAGCGGGCGGCTGAATACATGTATATTCCTTACGATGAAGTGATGCAGATCCATCCCCAGGATGACGGCTTTCTCGATAAAGAAGTCTGGGATTTTAAGTCGACACCGGCAGACAACTACCCCCTGCTTCTGCATTATCATCCCCTGGTGATCTACAGGTTCCAGGTCTGCAAACAGCCGGATGTTATTCTTGCCCACCTCTTATTGAGTGAGCGCTACAGTCTTGAGCAAAAACGGCGCGATTATAACTATTACGAACCGATCACCACTCATGACTCATCCCTCTCCCCTTCCATCTTCAGTATCGTTGCCTCTGAACTGGGCTACTGTGAAGATGCCTATCAATATTTCCTCATGTCGGCGCGGCTGGACCTGGAGAATATAATGAAGGTTACTCACTACGGCATTCATATGGCCAACATGGCCGGGTCCTGGATGTGCCTGGTCAGTGGGTTTGCCGGAATGCGCATTTCGGAAGGCTCTGTGAGCTTTAATCCTTATATGCCTGATAACCTTAAACAGTATCGATTCAGAATCAGAGTCAGAGGTTGTTTGCTGGAAGTAATTGTAAGGAAGCGAAAGGCCAGGTATAAACTTCTGGAAGGGGAAAGTATCAGTTTTGCTCACCAGGGGACCTGGGTTACGCTGTCCGAGGGCGAAACTGTCAATTTTAAACTGGCTGGCCAGAAACAACAAATCAACTCACATTGA